Proteins from a single region of Burkholderiales bacterium:
- a CDS encoding ABC transporter ATP-binding protein, translating to MADVLLRANELHAYYGASHVLHGVDFAVHEGESVGLMGRNGMGKTTLIRSMLGLVPPRSGTVRVRGFDVRGWPTYRITRQGIAYVPEGRGIFPNLTVLENLQMAARPAPDGRCDWTVERVLSTFPRLAERIGHGGAQLSGGEQQMLTIGRALATNPSLLILDEATEGLAPLIAKEIWRIVGEIRASGIATVIVDKNYAQVTAITDRNVVLVKGQVAYECDGATARAAPQALSALLGV from the coding sequence ATGGCTGACGTGCTGCTGCGCGCGAACGAGCTGCACGCCTACTACGGCGCGAGCCACGTGCTGCACGGCGTCGACTTCGCGGTGCACGAGGGCGAATCGGTCGGACTCATGGGCCGCAACGGCATGGGGAAGACCACGCTCATCCGCAGCATGCTGGGCCTCGTGCCCCCGCGCAGCGGCACGGTGCGCGTGCGCGGGTTCGACGTGCGCGGCTGGCCGACGTACCGCATCACGCGCCAGGGCATCGCCTACGTCCCGGAAGGGCGCGGCATCTTCCCGAACCTCACGGTGCTCGAGAACCTGCAGATGGCCGCGCGCCCGGCGCCCGACGGCCGCTGCGACTGGACGGTCGAGCGCGTGCTCTCGACCTTTCCGCGGCTCGCCGAGCGGATCGGCCACGGCGGCGCGCAGCTCTCCGGCGGCGAGCAGCAGATGCTCACCATCGGACGCGCGCTCGCGACCAACCCGTCGCTCCTCATCCTCGACGAGGCGACCGAGGGCCTCGCGCCGCTGATCGCGAAGGAGATCTGGCGCATCGTCGGCGAGATCCGCGCCTCGGGCATCGCGACGGTGATCGTCGACAAGAACTACGCGCAGGTCACCGCGATCACCGACCGGAACGTCGTGCTGGTCAAGGGACAGGTCGCCTACGAGTGCGACGGCGCGACGGCGCGCGCCGCGCCGCAGGCGCTCTCCGCGCTCCTCGGCGTGTAG
- a CDS encoding ABC transporter ATP-binding protein yields the protein MSDPSAANAGPGRAERAARGAVLLEARGLTRRFGGLAACDGVAIALEHGQLHALLGPNGAGKSTLINLLSGDLRPTAGSIRLKGEEIAHLSPERRSRRGIGRSYQKTNIFPGFTVFENARLAAQSRDPRPWAVASDAERDAGSCERARHGLALAGLEEGTERQAGALSHGEQRQLEIAMVLATRPEVLLLDEPLAGMGAEESARMVALLKRLAATHAILLVEHDMDAVFALADVITVMLNGQVLQSGTPGEIRASAEVRRAYLGHGDHG from the coding sequence ATGTCTGACCCGTCCGCCGCGAACGCCGGGCCGGGGCGCGCAGAGCGCGCGGCGAGGGGTGCCGTGCTGCTCGAAGCGAGGGGCCTCACGCGCCGCTTCGGCGGACTCGCGGCCTGCGACGGCGTGGCGATCGCGCTCGAGCACGGCCAGCTGCACGCGCTGCTGGGTCCGAACGGAGCCGGGAAGTCGACGCTCATCAACCTGCTGTCGGGCGACCTCAGGCCGACCGCCGGCAGCATCCGGCTGAAGGGCGAGGAGATCGCGCACCTCTCGCCGGAGCGGCGCTCGCGCCGGGGCATCGGCCGAAGCTACCAGAAGACCAACATCTTCCCCGGATTCACCGTGTTCGAGAACGCGCGGCTCGCCGCGCAGTCGCGCGACCCGCGGCCCTGGGCGGTCGCGAGCGATGCCGAGCGCGACGCGGGTTCGTGCGAGCGGGCGCGGCACGGTCTCGCGCTCGCGGGTCTCGAGGAGGGGACGGAGCGACAGGCCGGCGCGCTGTCGCACGGCGAGCAGCGCCAGCTCGAGATCGCGATGGTGCTCGCGACCCGGCCGGAGGTGCTGCTCCTCGACGAGCCGCTCGCCGGCATGGGCGCCGAGGAGTCCGCCCGCATGGTCGCGCTGCTGAAGCGCCTCGCGGCGACGCACGCGATCCTGCTGGTCGAGCACGACATGGACGCGGTGTTCGCGCTCGCCGACGTGATCACCGTGATGCTGAACGGACAGGTGCTGCAGTCGGGCACCCCGGGCGAGATCCGCGCGAGCGCGGAGGTGCGGCGAGCCTACCTCGGGCACGGCGACCATGGCTGA
- a CDS encoding alpha/beta hydrolase, translated as MAFVELPGARLEVERIDVGRAAVPPIVMLHEGLGSVAMWKDFPHRVAHATGRDVVVYSRAGYGRSSPARLPFGVRYMHDEALAVLPSLLDALGIVRPILLGHSDGASIALIHAGAAGRPVAGLALMAPHVIVEDLSVASIEAAKVAWRTTDLRARLARHHDDVDRAFTGWNDIWLHPDFRAWNIEDEVRGVRCPVLAIQGEDDEYGTMEQVERIARLVPDTELVRLADCRHSPHRDQPQAVLDALVAFVDRLP; from the coding sequence ATGGCGTTCGTCGAACTCCCGGGCGCGCGGCTCGAGGTCGAGCGCATCGACGTGGGACGAGCGGCGGTCCCGCCGATCGTCATGCTCCACGAGGGCCTGGGCTCGGTCGCGATGTGGAAGGACTTCCCGCACCGTGTCGCGCACGCGACCGGCCGCGACGTCGTCGTGTACTCGCGCGCGGGCTACGGACGCTCGTCGCCGGCGCGGCTGCCGTTCGGCGTGCGCTACATGCACGACGAGGCGCTCGCCGTACTGCCCTCGCTCCTCGACGCGCTGGGGATCGTGCGGCCGATCCTCCTCGGTCACAGCGACGGCGCGTCGATCGCGCTGATCCACGCGGGCGCCGCGGGCCGCCCAGTCGCCGGTCTCGCGCTGATGGCGCCGCACGTGATCGTCGAGGACCTGTCGGTCGCGAGCATCGAGGCGGCGAAGGTCGCGTGGCGCACGACCGACCTGCGCGCGCGCCTCGCACGCCATCACGACGACGTCGATCGCGCGTTCACCGGCTGGAACGACATCTGGCTCCACCCCGACTTCCGCGCCTGGAACATCGAGGACGAGGTGCGCGGCGTGCGCTGTCCGGTGCTCGCGATCCAGGGAGAGGACGACGAGTACGGTACGATGGAACAGGTCGAGCGCATCGCGCGCCTCGTCCCCGACACCGAGCTCGTCCGCCTCGCCGACTGCCGCCACTCGCCGCACCGCGACCAGCCGCAGGCGGTGCTCGACGCGCTGGTCGCGTTCGTCGACCGCCTGCCCTGA
- a CDS encoding branched-chain amino acid ABC transporter permease encodes MPRRHLAPLAALLLVALFPLSGAGFYVELTTKIMIMAIFALSLDLLVGWTGLVSFGHAAYFGVGAYALAILSPKAEAAGMWSSLGIAVLAAAACAFVVGIFVLRTRGIYFIMVTLAFAQMFYFVFHDTDFGGGSDGRYVNVKPDASIAGYAPFDLDRPLHVYYVVLAVLVAVFLFLQLLLRSPFGRALQGIRANEQRMRALGFPVTAYKLAAFTLAGALAGLAGWLLAAQSGFVNPEILSWHQSGNVLLMVILGGAGTPYGPIVGAFALTLLHELFSTLTRHWQLWLGISIVLIVLFMPGGLGHLTRRVRRSLFGGVRDV; translated from the coding sequence ATGCCGCGCCGCCACCTCGCTCCGCTCGCCGCGCTGCTGCTGGTCGCGCTCTTCCCGCTTTCCGGGGCGGGGTTCTACGTCGAACTGACGACGAAGATCATGATCATGGCGATCTTCGCGCTGTCGCTCGACCTGCTCGTCGGCTGGACCGGGCTCGTGAGCTTCGGCCATGCCGCGTACTTCGGCGTCGGCGCGTACGCGCTCGCGATCCTGTCGCCGAAGGCCGAGGCGGCGGGCATGTGGAGTTCGCTGGGCATCGCGGTCCTGGCGGCCGCGGCCTGCGCGTTCGTCGTCGGCATCTTCGTGCTCCGCACGCGCGGCATCTACTTCATCATGGTGACGCTCGCGTTCGCGCAGATGTTCTACTTCGTCTTCCACGATACGGACTTCGGCGGCGGCTCGGACGGCCGCTACGTGAACGTCAAGCCCGACGCGTCGATCGCCGGCTACGCGCCGTTCGACCTCGATCGGCCGCTGCACGTCTACTACGTCGTCCTCGCCGTGCTGGTCGCGGTGTTCCTGTTCCTGCAGCTCCTGCTGCGCTCGCCGTTCGGGCGCGCGCTGCAGGGCATCCGCGCGAACGAGCAGCGGATGCGCGCGCTCGGGTTCCCGGTGACCGCGTACAAACTCGCGGCGTTCACGCTCGCCGGCGCGCTCGCGGGCCTCGCCGGCTGGCTGCTCGCGGCCCAGAGCGGATTCGTCAACCCCGAGATCCTGTCGTGGCACCAGTCCGGCAACGTGCTGCTGATGGTGATCCTCGGCGGCGCCGGCACGCCCTACGGGCCGATCGTCGGCGCGTTCGCGCTGACCCTCCTGCACGAGCTGTTCAGCACGCTCACGCGCCACTGGCAACTCTGGCTCGGCATCTCGATCGTGCTGATCGTGCTGTTCATGCCCGGAGGACTCGGCCACCTCACCCGTCGCGTGCGGCGCAGCCTGTTCGGCGGAGTGCGCGATGTCTGA